Proteins encoded in a region of the Gammaproteobacteria bacterium genome:
- a CDS encoding 2-C-methyl-D-erythritol 2,4-cyclodiphosphate synthase, which produces MLRIGHGFDAHRFAPGRRLVIGGVDIPFKLGLAAHSDGDVLIHALVDALLGAAGLGDIGRHFPDTALEYENIDSRILLRHAVDLLHQKSLSVGNADCTVIAQTPRLGSHIDAMRQCLAADLQVSAERVNVKATTTEGMGYAGRGEGIAAHAVVLLADQAGG; this is translated from the coding sequence ATGCTGCGCATCGGCCACGGTTTTGACGCCCACCGCTTCGCCCCCGGTCGCCGTTTGGTTATCGGTGGGGTGGATATTCCTTTCAAACTGGGCCTGGCCGCCCACTCCGACGGCGACGTGCTTATTCATGCGCTGGTGGACGCCCTGCTGGGCGCCGCCGGTCTGGGTGACATCGGCCGCCATTTTCCTGACACCGCCCTTGAATACGAGAACATCGACAGCCGTATTCTGCTGCGCCATGCCGTGGACCTGCTCCATCAAAAAAGCCTGAGCGTCGGCAATGCCGATTGCACTGTCATCGCCCAAACACCCAGGCTCGGGTCCCACATCGACGCCATGCGCCAGTGTCTGGCCGCTGATCTGCAAGTGTCCGCCGAGCGTGTCAACGTCAAAGCCACCACCACCGAAGGCATGGGTTACGCCGGCCGGGGGGAGGGGATTGCGGCGCATGCGGTGGTGTTGCTGGCCGACCAGGCGGGCGGGTGA
- the ftsB gene encoding cell division protein FtsB yields the protein MKTLIALLVLVFGAVQFQLWVGAGSVMDVWHLHRAVEEQRAENTALRERNQALAAEVQSLKQDSAAVEERARLELGMVKEGETFFRIVER from the coding sequence GTGAAAACCCTCATCGCACTACTGGTCCTTGTTTTTGGCGCCGTCCAGTTCCAGCTCTGGGTGGGTGCGGGCAGCGTGATGGACGTGTGGCACTTGCACCGCGCCGTGGAAGAACAGCGCGCTGAAAACACGGCCCTGCGCGAGCGCAATCAGGCGCTGGCGGCAGAAGTGCAAAGCCTGAAGCAGGACTCAGCCGCCGTGGAAGAACGGGCGCGGCTGGAGCTGGGTATGGTGAAGGAAGGCGAGACCTTTTTCCGCATCGTCGAGCGCTGA
- a CDS encoding 3-deoxy-7-phosphoheptulonate synthase, translating into MIVILEPNTDKNSQDYQALFNHLSKLPNIRVRIHEEIGTQQTLTELYLVGDTHALSDHDIASLPCVDRVVRISNAYRVLGRHKDDTRSTHFEYNGVRFGQDNLNLFAGLCAVDTREHVERMMRALQEQGLECTRMGAYKPRTNPYSFQGHGKECLPYVFDLAGKYGIKVIAMEVTHESHIEEIDAALEQTGRPTGVMLQIGTRNTQNFELLKAVGRQHDYPALLKRGFGITLEESLNAAEYLASEGNRKVVFCLRGMKTNMGDPHRNFVDFAHVPVVKRLTRMPVCVDPSHSVGTRDAAPDKLLDIMHVTAQGVIAGANMILVDFHPAPEKALVDGPQALRLNELGYFVEDVRIARDAYEKRTAAAARHQAQSSA; encoded by the coding sequence ATGATCGTCATACTCGAACCCAATACCGACAAAAACAGCCAGGACTACCAGGCACTGTTCAACCATCTGTCCAAACTGCCCAATATCAGGGTTCGCATCCACGAAGAAATCGGCACCCAGCAAACACTCACCGAGCTGTACCTCGTGGGCGACACTCATGCCTTGTCGGACCACGATATCGCCTCCCTGCCCTGTGTGGACCGCGTGGTGCGCATTTCCAACGCCTACCGGGTGTTGGGCCGGCACAAAGACGATACCCGCTCCACTCACTTCGAATACAACGGTGTGCGCTTCGGCCAGGACAACCTGAATCTCTTTGCCGGCCTGTGCGCAGTGGACACCCGCGAGCACGTGGAACGCATGATGCGGGCATTGCAAGAACAGGGCTTGGAATGCACCCGCATGGGCGCCTACAAGCCGCGCACCAATCCTTATTCCTTCCAGGGTCACGGCAAAGAATGCCTGCCCTATGTATTCGATCTGGCCGGCAAGTACGGCATCAAGGTCATCGCCATGGAAGTGACCCACGAGTCTCACATTGAGGAAATCGACGCCGCCCTGGAACAAACCGGCCGCCCCACCGGCGTGATGCTGCAAATCGGCACCCGCAACACTCAAAACTTTGAGCTTCTCAAAGCCGTGGGCCGCCAGCACGATTACCCCGCACTGCTCAAACGCGGCTTCGGCATCACCCTGGAAGAATCTCTGAATGCGGCGGAGTACCTCGCCTCGGAAGGCAACCGCAAAGTGGTGTTTTGTCTGCGCGGAATGAAAACCAATATGGGCGACCCGCACCGCAACTTCGTGGATTTCGCCCACGTGCCCGTGGTCAAGCGCCTCACCCGCATGCCCGTGTGCGTGGATCCCTCTCACTCCGTGGGCACCCGCGACGCCGCTCCCGACAAATTGTTGGACATCATGCACGTTACCGCCCAGGGGGTGATCGCCGGCGCCAATATGATTCTGGTGGACTTCCACCCGGCACCGGAAAAAGCGCTGGTGGACGGACCCCAGGCACTGCGTTTGAACGAACTGGGGTATTTCGTGGAAGATGTGCGCATCGCCCGCGACGCCTACGAAAAACGCACGGCAGCGGCGGCGCGGCATCAGGCCCAAAGCAGCGCCTGA
- a CDS encoding 2-C-methyl-D-erythritol 4-phosphate cytidylyltransferase — MTHTHTGIRCWAVVPAAGTGRRMGGALPKQYLPLLGQPVLAHTLDRLASHSRIQGLAVVTAPGDGYWRDLAYACDKPLMTAAGGAERCHSVLSGLHALRQWAAPEDWVLVHDAARPCLRHADIDRLLETLWDHPVGGLLGIRSINTKKRTDAAGNILETVDREQLWRALTPQMFRLGALTSALQSAIAGGALVTDEAAAMEAAGHQARMVEGHSDNIKITRPEDLALAGFYLQQQERM; from the coding sequence TTGACACACACGCACACAGGCATACGTTGCTGGGCCGTGGTGCCCGCCGCCGGCACCGGCCGGCGCATGGGAGGGGCGCTGCCCAAGCAATACCTGCCGTTACTCGGCCAGCCGGTGCTGGCCCATACCCTGGACCGTCTGGCCAGTCATTCCCGCATCCAGGGATTGGCGGTCGTCACCGCACCCGGCGATGGGTATTGGCGCGACCTGGCTTATGCCTGCGACAAACCCCTGATGACCGCCGCCGGTGGCGCGGAACGCTGCCATTCGGTGCTGAGCGGCCTGCATGCCTTGCGGCAATGGGCTGCTCCGGAAGACTGGGTGCTGGTGCACGATGCGGCCCGGCCCTGTTTGCGCCACGCCGACATCGACCGCTTGCTGGAGACCCTGTGGGATCATCCGGTGGGCGGGCTGTTGGGCATACGTTCCATCAACACCAAAAAACGCACCGATGCCGCGGGCAATATCCTCGAGACCGTGGACCGCGAACAGCTTTGGCGCGCGCTTACACCGCAAATGTTTCGCCTTGGCGCGCTAACCTCAGCCCTGCAAAGCGCCATCGCCGGTGGTGCCCTGGTCACCGACGAAGCCGCGGCCATGGAAGCGGCCGGCCACCAGGCCCGGATGGTGGAAGGTCACAGCGACAACATCAAAATCACCCGCCCGGAGGATCTGGCCCTGGCCGGGTTTTACCTCCAACAACAGGAACGGATGTAA
- the truD gene encoding tRNA pseudouridine(13) synthase TruD: MNGYDRFFLSHSRDMQHWCVRDRQNMQRDHWPRVVEALAIGAVIRRSPDDFRVDEELPFAPCGTGEHAWLKVRKRCRETQFVAKILARHAGVRLRDVSYAGLKDKYALTTQWFSVYLPGRPMPDWAAVADDGVEVLCATRHTRKLKRGALRANRFIIIARELGASSGTLTAHLARIAQDGVPNYFGEQRFGTDNLEKAQAMLTGRLRVRDRFLRGFYFSVLRAWLFNTVLAHRVQAGCWNRAVPGEVLGLAGSRSYFPAPALDPALLARVAENDLHPTGPLWGRGGNPAAGRALALEQEALAPHGQWCTALERAGVAMGRRPLRLVPEGLTWRTLAEGAAEMRFTLPPGAYATALLREALHLR; encoded by the coding sequence GTGAACGGTTACGACCGCTTTTTCCTTTCACACTCGCGTGACATGCAACATTGGTGCGTCCGGGACAGGCAGAACATGCAAAGGGACCACTGGCCCCGCGTTGTTGAGGCGCTTGCCATCGGCGCGGTGATACGCCGCTCGCCGGACGACTTCCGCGTTGACGAAGAGCTGCCTTTCGCGCCTTGCGGCACAGGGGAGCACGCGTGGCTTAAGGTCCGAAAACGTTGCCGTGAAACGCAGTTCGTGGCAAAGATCCTGGCTCGTCATGCCGGTGTCAGACTGCGGGATGTGAGCTATGCCGGGCTCAAAGACAAATACGCGCTCACCACCCAGTGGTTCAGCGTGTACTTGCCCGGCCGGCCCATGCCGGACTGGGCTGCGGTGGCCGACGATGGCGTGGAGGTACTCTGCGCCACACGCCACACGCGCAAGCTCAAACGGGGTGCCTTGCGCGCCAACCGCTTCATCATCATTGCCCGGGAACTGGGTGCTTCCTCTGGCACACTGACCGCGCACCTTGCCCGGATCGCGCAAGACGGCGTGCCGAACTATTTCGGTGAACAGCGTTTTGGTACTGACAACCTGGAAAAAGCGCAGGCCATGCTGACGGGGCGGTTGCGGGTGCGCGACCGGTTCTTGAGGGGGTTTTATTTCTCAGTGCTGCGGGCCTGGCTGTTCAACACCGTGTTGGCCCACCGGGTGCAGGCGGGTTGCTGGAACCGGGCCGTGCCGGGGGAGGTGCTGGGTCTTGCCGGTTCCCGCAGTTATTTTCCGGCACCTGCCCTGGACCCGGCGCTGCTGGCGCGGGTGGCGGAGAACGATCTCCATCCCACCGGCCCCTTGTGGGGCCGGGGCGGCAATCCCGCCGCCGGGCGGGCGCTGGCCCTGGAGCAAGAGGCGCTGGCGCCTCACGGCCAGTGGTGCACGGCCCTGGAACGGGCGGGCGTGGCCATGGGCCGGCGTCCCCTGCGCCTGGTGCCGGAAGGGCTGACCTGGCGCACGCTGGCGGAGGGGGCTGCGGAAATGCGCTTTACCCTGCCGCCCGGCGCCTACGCCACCGCGCTGTTGCGGGAAGCGTTGCACCTTCGGTGA
- a CDS encoding phosphopyruvate hydratase has product MSQIVEIRGREILDSRGNPTVEADVVLATGHSGRAAVPSGASTGSREAVELRDGDGRRYGGKGVTKAVANVNGEIRTALLGKDPADQQSVDQCMIELDGTPNKSRLGANAILAVSLAAARAAAAEAGLPLFRYLGGDGPFNMPVPMMNVVNGGAHADNNVDMQEFMIMPVGASSLAEAVRYGAETFHALKSVLRARGMSTAVGDEGGFAPDLSSNEAAIEAILQAVERAGFRAGEDMVIALDPASSEFYRDGRYHLAAEGKSLTSEEMADYWAAWVARYPIVSIEDGMAENDWDGWKLLTQRVGKKVQLVGDDLFVTNTAILQEGIDKGIANSILIKVNQIGTLSESLAAIGLARNAGYTAVVSHRSGETEDAFIADLAVATSAGQIKTGSMSRSDRIAKYNQLIRIEEALGAGARYPGREAFYNLP; this is encoded by the coding sequence ATGTCACAGATTGTGGAGATACGCGGACGAGAGATTCTGGATTCCCGGGGCAACCCCACGGTGGAAGCCGATGTGGTGTTGGCCACCGGCCACAGCGGGCGCGCTGCCGTGCCCTCCGGCGCATCCACCGGCTCCCGGGAAGCGGTGGAACTGCGCGACGGTGACGGGCGGCGTTACGGCGGCAAGGGTGTGACGAAAGCCGTGGCCAACGTCAATGGCGAGATTCGCACCGCTTTGTTGGGTAAAGACCCCGCCGATCAGCAAAGTGTCGACCAATGCATGATTGAGCTGGACGGCACCCCCAACAAGAGCCGCCTCGGTGCCAATGCCATCCTCGCCGTGTCCCTGGCGGCGGCCCGCGCTGCGGCGGCCGAGGCCGGCCTGCCCCTGTTCCGATATCTGGGTGGCGACGGTCCCTTCAACATGCCTGTTCCCATGATGAACGTCGTCAATGGCGGCGCCCATGCGGACAACAACGTGGACATGCAGGAGTTCATGATCATGCCCGTGGGTGCGTCCAGCCTGGCGGAAGCGGTGCGTTATGGTGCTGAAACGTTCCACGCCTTGAAGTCGGTGCTGCGCGCCCGCGGTATGAGCACCGCTGTAGGTGACGAGGGCGGATTCGCGCCGGATTTGTCCTCCAATGAGGCCGCCATCGAAGCCATTTTGCAGGCAGTGGAGAGAGCGGGTTTTCGTGCCGGTGAGGACATGGTCATCGCCCTGGACCCCGCCAGTTCCGAGTTTTATCGGGACGGCCGCTATCATCTGGCAGCGGAAGGCAAATCCCTGACCTCGGAAGAGATGGCGGACTACTGGGCCGCCTGGGTGGCGCGCTATCCCATCGTTTCCATCGAAGACGGGATGGCAGAAAACGACTGGGACGGCTGGAAACTGCTCACCCAGCGCGTGGGGAAGAAGGTGCAACTGGTGGGTGATGACTTGTTCGTCACCAACACCGCCATTTTGCAGGAAGGTATCGACAAAGGCATCGCCAATTCCATCCTCATCAAAGTGAACCAGATTGGCACCTTGAGCGAATCCCTGGCCGCCATCGGTCTGGCCCGCAACGCGGGTTACACGGCGGTGGTCTCCCACCGCTCCGGCGAGACCGAGGATGCCTTCATCGCCGACCTGGCTGTGGCCACCAGTGCCGGACAGATCAAAACCGGTTCCATGTCGCGATCCGACCGCATCGCCAAGTACAACCAGCTCATTCGCATCGAAGAGGCCTTGGGCGCAGGGGCGCGCTATCCTGGACGAGAGGCGTTCTATAATTTACCGTGA